The Metarhizium brunneum chromosome 5, complete sequence sequence ATCCTCCAAGCGCATTCTCAAAGACATTGATTGATTTAGACACCCACAACCAGCGTCCAAGGTCCGACCAAGTAGCGGGCCATACATACGTACAGCGCTGCAGAACCCTGTAACCTGACATCTTCAGACCCTGGTTGGCATCTGCGGGATGGGGGTGGTATCCTGGGCAAGAGTGTCACCACCCCTACCAATCAATTAGCAACAGCCTCAGTTTTTCTCAGCGCCATCTAACGGATGTATCAGCCAAAAGCTCACCGCCTGTGGTGTATTTCAAATACAATATTACCCCCGTTCGTCCTAGTCCTCGGAATGAATTCTTCAAGGCGACCAGACAGCACACATGCGCTGTTTGCCTTGTTTTCAAACCGACATGCTCGGACATGAAAGAATTTATGGATTTCTCATCATGGGGTTGTTGAAGATGGACACAGATGGCATGGACCAAATGTACGGAAGAGATGGGCTTGATGCCGCTGAGGCCCGCGGCATTCCGCGCGTCACATATTGTGCTTATGCCAACTTCACCTCCCCCGTGTCTGGCCACCCGGGCAGTTTCTGGATATCGTCAGATTGCCTTTCGTTGTCATCGCGGGATGCTTGCGTTTTCATTTTTGCACGGCAAGGGAATTTTCGGTGATGGTGGCTACCTTGTTGCAGGGGTTCGTTACCCGCATGACAAAATTGGCGACCATGTCtatcaaacattgaacgagGAGTGATGGGCAGAACGCTGCGTTGGTAACACGCGGAGAGAACGGGCAACGACGGGGCACCGGGCCGTggcgctggagctggaactGCATCTGCGGGATTGAATCCccaaggtactccgtacggaggagtatgtatgtgcacACACATGTGTGTTTGCCGCATGCAAGAGGATGACCACCGCCATGGCTCTGTCAATGCCCAACCCACCACTTTCGCCCGAAGTGCGGACGTCACCTTGATCCACGACACACCCCCATCATGGCTTGCCAGCGGGGTGCTCCTTCCTTCTTCCCGCATGGTGGCGTCGCCCGTTTGTACCGTCTGGTACACCTCTCTAGTACTCCATACTGCATACTCCAACTGTCTTCATGGGCCAGCCCCAACCAGAGCAACTCGATGGCCTCCTTTACGTCCACGCACGCCCATGTTTTGCCTCTTTACATGTCCCAATCTCACATAGTCTTTAATTCATGTGAATTGATTTGCTCTACGCCTCCGCAACGATGAACGACTGCAACTCCTTTGCCACCACGATGGCCCGGATACACGTGGAAATCAAGTAGACCTTTGGGTAGCTTTGTCTTCCACAGCCCAGAGGGTAGCAAGCTCCATGGTGCTGCTgaatttttcttcttctgcttctgcttggtCGTGCCGTCCCCGGCTGTGTCTTCCGCGGGAAGCAGAGGGTAGTGACTTCATTCGTCACTCTCATCACGGCGATGCGAGACGTCGTCGAAAGGAGGCTAAGCAGCACCAACAACTTGTCGACTCCACTTGTACCGAGAGGCTCTTTCTCCATGTGTGCTGGCTGGATCCTGTAGCGGCTCAAATCAGGTGCTTAACCACCAGTTGTGGTAATTGAGTGGTGCCCGATGTAGGTCGAGTGCGGGCAAAGAAGGCTTGGGACCGGCATATTAAAGGGACAGCATTTCTGTGGCCCCGCGGGTGCCCCTCTCCCACTCGTGACAGCTTCTCAAAAGCTTGAATCGACAggtcttctttcttggcctttcttttttatctttAGTTGCCGGATGGACCATTGCTTGCAGTATTATTAGCCAACGGCGACAAGCGACTTAATATACCAGCCCTACTGTCACCACTCCCTCCACTTGGGCCCCATCGTATCCGCCCACACTAGTGACGATGACCAGCCAAGACCATGGATCCTTCTTGAACAATCATGAAGACATACTTGCCGGTCTCGAAATCAATCCGGCTGCTACATATCACGCTGAGGGCAATATCAACTGCTTCGACGACTATACCCAACATAAGTAAGTAGTccgtcaatgccaaggccatgagcGCCACTCCCATCTATCTCCTAACACTTGTATTAGTGTATCCCAAGCACAACTTTCCTCAGATTATACATTGAGCTTGCCACAACACGATCGAATCAGGGCACGACTGGAACAAGCCCAGCGGTTAACCGACAACCTTACTCAAGTATTCGTCAATGACGTTAACAATATACAATAtcaacaccatggcaccCAATCGGCAACGTCTGCTAATCAACCTTCACACTTTCAACAATTATATGATGAAAACAATATTGGCCTGACACTTCAAGCTGCGCAAGAAGGGCCAGCTGTTGGAGATTCAGTAATTGGTAACGTCGAGGCACCATTCTATGACAATCTATTGCAGCACAATCCGACTTTCGGTGTTTCATCCAACAATGAACACGAAAGTTCAAACTCGCATCTAAACGTGCTCGCAGCTCCCTTTTATCCAACCTCCCATACAGAAAATTGGCCCCCTGACTCGAGTGACTGTTCCTGGCTAAGGGCTTCATATCTGCATTATAATGATAATAATAATGACGGAAGTTTAGATGAGATTATAACTTCCCCCTCCTACAACAATCCTCTTGCACTGTCGGGGTTGACCTCCACATCACTCTACACTCAGCCTTACGAAGATGAGCTAGCAACTATGACCAGCTCTCAACAGGCTTTCAATGCTCCTTACACTCAATATATTGACAACGGCGTGGTATTTACAGGCGGAATGCTCTATAGCCCGCAGCCAACTACCGCGCCGTCTCAAGTGTCTACATCCATCAGTGGCGCTGGGTCTCAACATGAAAATTCCTCGTCCAGCCTCACGGCTGCATCATCTCTTCGGCAGACGCGCAGCATTCCTTCGAGGACGGCAGGATGGGGTCCCAGACGAGCACCATCACTATCTCGCTCAATTTCTGCCCAAACCAGTTTCAGTCACGAATCGAATGGCTCAGGACCATCCAGGAGGGGTAAGCGGAATGGCCCAATGGACCCAAGGAGAAACCGGCAAGCACAGGAAACCAGGATTCAGCAGTCCGTCTGTGCGGACTGTAAATTGCGCAAAGTACATGTTTGTCTCTCGTCTCTTTTTTATTGTCGAAACAATCCCTACAACGAACTAACCGTCCCTGGGCAGTGCAACAGAACTGAAGCTCTTGAGACATGCGACGCGTGCAGGAAGAAGGGGTTGCCATGCGTTAAACATTTCTTCTCCCGCGATCTGAAAACACGGCCAGAATATCAGTTTGGTACGTCATCTCGATACAGAGTTTCGAGAAAAGCACCTATAAACATGTGACTCACAGCTGATTTAGGACTGTTTCTGATCAATTCGGCATTGGTACCAGACATGATCAAACCCTGGTTGACTCAGAACATAGACTTCACAAGAAATCTTTGCTATCTGGATTACTTCAGCCgatcttataatattattcGCTTGCAATCACCGGAAGCATGGTGTGATCTCGATCTAGTTGCCTGTCGACAGCATTGGCAACAAGCAAAACTGGATTACAACGATCCAGAAGATCATTGTACGGTGGAAGACTTTATTACCAATAAACACAAATGGCAAGACACTCTGAATTGTCGTGCCCTTCTGTTGATGCCATCCTCAGAGAACAGCTGGGATGACCCGTTGAAAGCTTTTTCGAGGCTGGATAAAATTTCAGGCCCAGTATCATGCAATTTGATTCGCAAGTCTGGAATTGCATCCAGGGCACGACCACTCAATCTTCAAGACGAAAATGAGAAGAGCTTATATTTCATCGCGATGCTCTCCCTCGAACGAATTCGGCATTACATGGAACTGGAAGCATATCACTGCTTGGAGCAGAAACTAGTTCCAGGCAGAGTGGATGAAAACGTCAGAGTCGTCAGATGTCTAGGCGTGATGTTACATTCACTCCGCCGACGTATTGCAATCTGTGAAGCCACTCAAATATGGACTTATTTTCAAAACGGTCCGCTCGCGAAGTATCTAGGTTCAGGCTCGGAACCAAGCATTGAGCCTCCAGTCATCAGGCAAATGAAAAAGTTTTGCTTCCAGTTATATACGCACTTTCTCTGTCGCTTCACCAAGATGAATGCAGTCTCCAGGGGTGTGGTATCGGATGCGCAATGTACCATGCATCACTTAACAAGAACGCAAATCAGGGAATACCTGCCTACAGACCCAAGTATACATGGTTTCGCCAACTGGATGGCCGAAGGCCAAGTGCGATTCGGGTCACCTGGGTGGTTATAAAGATGTGTTTACCGAGCAGACTTTAGGGCCTTCTGGAGGCTAGGTTTTGGCATTATCTTGGGTTTGGACTATAAAGCCATTGCATCTGCCGGTTAGCAGTAACAGGGAAGAAAAGCGGAAGACAAATACGGCTCAGGCCACGGTATCTGGAAGGGCATGATAGCTTTGTAGATCTGGTGTAACAGTGACGAATTGTGAAGCAGAGGTGGGGAATGTTGTACACAAATATTGGAAGCGGATATAAGGAACAAGGCACAGATGTCATAACAAAGTGTTTTATTTGGAGAGGGTTCTCATTCCCTGTCGCAGTGGCAAACGTGCCTCACATTGACAATATCCATACAGAATCAATTCACCCCCATTAAGAACCGTAggcaaagagagaagaagagcaactGGATGCGCCCAAACAAAACCATTTTTGGATGCCAGACGGAGAAACATGTCGTGTTGTgtctccattctccatgcTAGTGGATTTGAAATCCACAGCTTCCACCAACGTACATTAAAACAAAACTTGAGGTTCTCCCTCTGCGAAATAGGCAGTTTATCTGCCCCTAATCACGTCCCTTGGCAATTCCCATCTCTGCCTGTATCACCTTCGGACTCCCTTACTCCATGCATTTTGTCATGACCGGTAACGAGATGTTTCGCCACTACTTGATTGCCGGCGATATTTTGTAGGTTTATAATAAACTGagttcctttttttttcgtccaCTGTTTCGCCACTCCTGAATATTCTTCGCCGTATTGTTACAAATTACGCAGCTTGCTGCATGGTCTCTCTGATCGTCttggcggtgccggcgaGATCGgtaatcttggccttggggttCTTGCCGTGATAgtcggcaatggcagccttgatggCATCTTCTGCGAGCATGGAGCAGTGAACTGAGAGAGGGTCagatttaaaaaaaaaaattcaccAGACGTTTGATGCAGCTGCGCAGCTCTATGGAGGTACGTACGCTTAACGGGTGGCAGGCAGAGTTCCTTTGATATGTCGACATTACGGATCTTGGATGCATCCTCCACTGTATCATTGGCCGGTTAGCAATTTGCAGCTTGCGCCAATTTGAAATTTCGAGCGAGAGAGAAGTTCCTCGACTGGTGCATTGCAAAATTGGATATAACTCACATCGCATCCCCTTGACCAACTCGGTCAAATAACTCGAGCTTGCGATTGCGGAACCGCATCCAAACGTCTTGAATTTGGCATCAGTAATGGTTCCCGTGGCCTCGTCAACTCGAATCTGCAGCTTCATAACGTCGCCGCATGCTGGGGCGCCAACGAGTCCAGTGCCGACAGCGGGATCCTTCTTGTCCATGGAGCCTGGGTTCCGGGGTCGGCTGTAGTGGTCCAGCAGTAGAGCCGAGCATGTTAGCTGAATGTACGCGAAAAGGGGCGAAAAAATgcgaaagaaagaaaaaggttATTGATGCGATGCTGCACTCAGGGATGACCACTTATCTTTATCGTGGTAGAATCGGCGCCCGGCCAGCTGAGGAGTTGCCGCTACCGCGGCGATGGGAGAGGGCATTGCCCGGATTGTACGGAAGGGCGCTCTTAATGAAAACATTTTGATTGCGATGTGTATGTGTGATGCGTCCGACTGCGATGAGCGATGGCGCAACAGGTGGGTTGTCGTGGTTgtgaggtcgaggtcgaaaATGTGAGGAAAAGAGATTAAATGGAGATTATGAAGGTGGCGACAGCGGACGGAGCAGAGGGATGCTGGGGGACTTGCTTGGCTGGCGCTTGTGTGTGGTAGAGCAGCACTGAGCACTCAGCAAGATTGATAAAAAACGCCGAACATGTCCGGGCACCGGCGCTCGTCATACACCACGGGCCAATCAAGGCACAAGGAAAACTAAAAAGCCGACGCTGCGTAAAGCACAGGTCAAAAAATGGTTTGTGTCATACGGTAGATTCAGCACTGTGTGGCTACGGTGCAATCGCGGtggcagtacggagtacacagtATGGATATGACGAAGATTTGCGCACCAGGAAAGTGCTGGAGATTATCTGTCCGGGGGTGGGAAGGAGCCAACGGGCAGAACCAATAGCAAGGTCGAGTGTGAGGGCGAGGGTCCAGCAAGTATCTGGTaggcagtacggagtacgtaaCGGAGGAAGGAGCGCCCTTCCTACACTTCGTATGTACGAACGAGTGTCCGATTCGGCCAAAACGACGGGCTGTCGATTTACCCCGCCCCACCAGGTCAAATGCTGGGCAGTTAGTTGACGGATCAGCAGTAGGCCACTGATGATACGTACAGTGAAGAGTGAGGGGGGGTTGAGGCCTTGGAGCCTTGTGGCCGTTATTTGCACGCTCAACATGTGAGCCGTACgcaatgtacggagtaggctaGCTGGGTCGCGACGTGCACATGCTGCAAGACCTGAACGGTGTTGATCGGCTCCAAGTTCTCCGTACCACGGTTATCTGCGGGCCCACTCCGGTCACCGGCCTACCCTTGACTTTGATTGGGAAAGGGTTTGCGGCTGGCTCCGAGCCATGGGTAATACGAGATGGCATAGCGGTTTTGTAATTGTCTTTGCAATTTATCTGTTGGGATTTTGTCTTCTCTATGTAAGTTGTCGGGTCTTGTTCTGAAACGGATGGCATTTTCATCAGAGCAGGGATTAATATCAGTCATACAAGCTGCGGGACCTGGAGAGGACGAAGGTGGGAACTTGATGGCACAGCGTTATACACAATGTGCAACCATGCACGAACGCAAAACATAGCAATGCAGAGCAAGTCGTGTATAGAAAAGCAGGTTTTGTGTATTTAGAGATGCCAGGAAACGTTATGCAGGCTTCGTGACTGTTCGTGACTGCTCGTCGGTCCTCTGCACGCCGAGGGAGCGCATTGGCTTTGGGTTCTGGCCTTTGTACTCCGCACTCCGTTTTCCGTACGTAGGTACCTGCCCCGTCTGTCTCGCCCCATCGCATCGGGAAAGCCAATAACGCCACATCACCTATTGAGACCCCGAACAGGACACTTGAGCATGCAACCGCCAGCCTTGGTCTCGCGCTACCCGTGCTGGCCTCAATCGAGTACCTTTGAATAGGATCCAAACAAACATCAACGTCCCGGACCAAAGTCCACATCTAGCTTGCGCCATTGCCATAAGTGTGCTGCTACGTGGGGAAcaccatgttgccattgccattgtgaatAACTTCCCAAAAGCAAAGGCCGATTTACGCCTCCATCCATCCCGCGAACCCCGGTCTCGCTGCATAAACCGCCCTCGCATCGAGCTGCAGCAGGCTATAAGCTACCGGCGAACCGCGGTGCTATTGCCATTGTTGCCGTCACTGCATTTGCCAATCAGTCATGGCGCCACCATTCACAGACGATCCAGAGAGCCAAcggccgtcgacgtcgcgCTTTTCCCAAGACTCACTCTCCTCCGTATCAACCACGAGCCTCGTCTTCGATCGAATCCAAGAAGAGATGGACAAGGACCCTTCAGCTCTCCGCTCTGCTAGACGAGACTCGTTACCGGCAACGAAAGATGAAGGCGACTTCGACGAGAACGCCTCCGAGACGGGCGCTTTCCTCGGGCCGCCAGGCGTCCCATTGCAACGCCAGCCCATGGATAGGGGTTTTCGAcgaatattaataataattgGTGCTGTCTTTGTTGGAGCTTGGCTTGCCGGACTGGGAATCTTTGTACTGTCCGGCTCCTATAAACACGAGAGCGACTCAGAACATGACCCCGATGCCAACTCAAGAGGATCCGGCAAGGCCGTCACCATGGACCAAGTGTTTGGGGGGTTCTGGTCTGCCAGATCCCATAGCATCAGCTGGATAGCAGATCCtgatggcggtgatggccTCTTGCTCGAAGTCAATACTGCAAACGGTTACTTGGTTGTAGAGGATGTGCGTGCCGACAAGGAAAGCGCTGATACCAACGCCCATCAAACCGCCGACACTCAGCCTGCCAAGCCGCGAGTATTGATGAAGGACCCTTACTTTATGTATAATGATGAAATCAAGCGGCCTGACTGGAACGAGCCAAGCCCGGACCTGAAAAAGGTTCTGTTGGCCGTCAACCGCGAAAAGAACTGGCGCCACTCTTTCCAGGCAACCTATTTCATTCTCGACGTCGAAACTGCCCAAGTTCAGCCTCTTGTGCCGGACAATGTCAACGCCAAGGTTCAGCTGGCCAACTGGAGTCCCACGAGTGATGCCATATCCTTCACCATGGACAACAACATCTACATCCGTCGACTGAACCAGGCCAATGACGTGGTGCAAATTACCAAGGACGGAGGGCCAGAGTACTTCTATGGTATTCCCGACTGGGTCTACGAAGAAGAAGTCTTCGCCGGCCGCTCAGCAACCTG is a genomic window containing:
- the ISU1 gene encoding Iron sulfur cluster assembly protein 1, which translates into the protein MDKKDPAVGTGLVGAPACGDVMKLQIRVDEATGTITDAKFKTFGCGSAIASSSYLTELVKGMRLEDASKIRNVDISKELCLPPVKLHCSMLAEDAIKAAIADYHGKNPKAKITDLAGTAKTIRETMQQAA